One window from the genome of Cryptomeria japonica chromosome 6, Sugi_1.0, whole genome shotgun sequence encodes:
- the LOC131052846 gene encoding uncharacterized protein LOC131052846 codes for MAASADELRKNEKIQIPLIDLRGFCQDELIMIARLSGDIAEPQLSSMIRPKIDKTIFNESAGSRRQTYYGHRVPRKRKKLDLESDASEACQGISMRSIMKYSARGKSGSNKKSGRDILDLANKLLHIMDKEDANLINGRDSLSSIVSEKTDVPKLAHIDEHKRDDQSHEVLNANSYNKCEEHSYCINGVVGTAGRDLGIGKVKSVQGSQEDQNDIVVNVR; via the coding sequence ATGGCAGCCTCTGCAGACGAGCTACGTAAGAATGAAAAAATTCAAATTCCTTTGATAGATTTGAGGGGCTTCTGTCAGGATGAACTCATTATGATAGCAAGATTATCTGGAGACATTGCCGAGCCACAACTGAGTAGTATGATTAGGCCCAAGATAGATAAAACCATATTTAATGAAAGTGCAGGAAGCAGAAGACAAACTTATTATGGGCATAGAGTGCCTAGGAAGCGGAAAAAGCTTGACCTGGAGTCTGATGCAAGTGAAGCTTGTCAAGGAATCTCCATGAGATCAATTATGAAGTATTCAGCCAGGGGAAAATCTGGCAGTAACAAGAAGTCAGGAAGAGACATATTAGATTTAGCTAATAAACTTCTTCACATCATGGACAAGGAAGATGCTAATCtgattaatggaagagattcactttCTTCAATTGTGTCAGAGAAAACTGATGTTCCAAAgcttgcacacattgatgaacacAAGCGAGATGATCAGAGTCATGAAGTCCTTAATGCAAATTCATATAATAAATGTGAAGAACACTCCTATTGTATTAATGGGGTCGTTGGAACTGCAGGGAGAGATTTGGGAATTGGGAAAGTTAAGAGTGTACAAGGATCACAAGAAGATCAAAATGACATTGTAGTTAATGTGAGATAA